From Saccharomycodes ludwigii strain NBRC 1722 chromosome IV, whole genome shotgun sequence, one genomic window encodes:
- the UTR1 gene encoding NADH/NAD(+) kinase (similar to Saccharomyces cerevisiae YEL041W | YEF1 | ATP-NADH kinase (paralog of YJR049C | UTR1)) — protein sequence MKGTAKMDGGVYLENSNRREEEDCDENNDDIILNTSNSIICAQEMIKRLSSSSISNIAECKEKSNTVSHRNLLYNRNSINGGGAAASFFADSMMVGNKNNKNNNNNNNNNNIISSNDGNSSAKNNNIITNNNETDCNDNLLKCCHKRAKSHAQLAETAHGVRLLSKGISNTKFIINVEHLLIVTKHYDDSLIYLTRDLVEYILKHYPHIIIYVEDVLFANNPKFDLKEIEKECISNVDNINNNSSSGSSGNTNNSCRSAKNNLKYWNRYELSRSNSNETEDQGEDLYDLVITLGGDGTVLYVSSLFQKNVPPVMSFALGSLGFLTNFKFENYRKTVHRVLDRGRKIKTKLRMRLSCTVYRKNGDGHHYKDFERQVLNELTIDRGPSPFISNLELYGDKSLLTVAQADGLIIATPTGSTAYSLSAGGSLVYPSVNAIAVTPICPHTLSFRPIILPDSMVLKVKVPYDSRSTAWAAFDGKNRVELQNGDYVIISASPHSFPTIESKNTDFIDSISRTLNWNVREQQKSFSNMLSDKNKYRYEKQKKLEMAKKLCTDSENRASSCDLLHVENKKITSKDGNKNEHLLSRSDSTSSDSTSSSLSSSPDFIIGKGTDADDGCAIVETNDESVTLNKNDTDSDIDNEYRHSYDDIDVVEKITHEKRSKIKTIKTRKDNSVGGDGSKINFEL from the coding sequence ATGAAAGGAACAGCTAAGATGGATGGAGGTGTCTATCTTGAAAACAGTAATAGGAGGGAAGAAGAAGACTGcgatgaaaataatgacgatattatattaaatactAGTAATTCAATTATATGTGCGCAAGAAATGATTAAAAGATTATCCTCTTCTTCAATATCTAATATTGCCGAGtgtaaagaaaaatctAACACTGTATCACATCGTAACTTGCTATACAACCGTAATTCCATAAATGGTGGTGGTGCTGCTGCATCATTTTTTGCTGACTCTATGATGGTTGgcaacaaaaacaacaaaaacaataataataataataataataacaatattattagtagtaatGACGGTAATAGCAGTGctaagaataataatattattactaataataatgaaactGATTGTAACGATAACTTGTTAAAATGTTGTCATAAAAGAGCCAAGTCACATGCTCAACTAGCAGAAACAGCTCACGGTGTAAGGTTATTAAGTAAAGGGATTTCCAACACGAAATTTATAATCAATGTAGAACATTTGTTGATTGTCACCAAACATTATGATGATtctttgatttatttaactAGGGATTTAGTAGAATACATACTAAAACATTATCCACACATTATAATTTACGTTGAAGATGTCTTATTTGCAAACAATCCTAAGTTTGATTTAAAGGAGATTGAAAAGGAATGTATTTCCAACGTTGAtaacataaataataattcgaGCAGTGGCAGTAGTggtaataccaataatagcTGTCGTAGTGCAAAAAATAACCTAAAGTATTGGAACAGATACGAGTTGAGTCGAAGTAACAGTAACGAGACCGAGGATCAGGGCGAAGATTTATATGATCTGGTGATCACCTTGGGTGGTGATGGAACTGTTTTATATGTTTCTAGTTTGTTTCAAAAGAATGTTCCACCAGTAATGTCGTTTGCCTTAGGATCTTTAGGATTTTTAACCAATTTTAAGTTTGAAAATTACAGAAAAACTGTACATAGGGTCCTAGATAGGGGAcgcaaaattaaaacaaaattaagaaTGAGGTTATCATGTACAGTTTACAGAAAGAACGGTGATGGTCATCATTATAAGGACTTTGAACGGCAAGTTTTGAATGAACTAACCATTGATAGGGGGCCAAGCCCATTCATTTCTAATTTGGAATTGTATGGGGataaatcattattaacCGTTGCACAGGCTGATGGTTTGATAATAGCAACACCGACCGGATCTACTGCATATTCTTTGAGTGCTGGTGGCTCATTAGTTTACCCCAGTGTCAATGCTATTGCTGTTACACCAATCTGTCCGCACACTCTAAGTTTTAGACCCATTATTCTACCTGATAGTATGGTTTTAAAGGTGAAAGTTCCATACGATTCTAGATCTACTGCATGGGCTGCATTTGATGGTAAAAATAGGGTAGAGTTACAAAATGGTGACTATGTGATAATCAGCGCTTCTCCTCACAGTTTCCCCACTATCGAATCAAAAAATACGGATTTCATTGATTCCATAAGTAGAACTTTGAACTGGAATGTTAGGGAACAGCAAAAATCATTTAGTAACATGCTAAGTGATAAGAATAAATATAGATATGAAAAGCAAAAGAAGTTGGAGATGGCAAAAAAGTTATGTACTGATAGTGAAAACAGGGCTTCTTCGTGTGATTTGTTACACGTtgagaataaaaaaataacaagtaAAGACGGAAATAAGAATGAGCATTTACTAAGTAGGTCAGATTCGACTTCTTCCGATTCAACATCGTCAtctttatcatcatcaccagATTTTATAATAGGCAAAGGAACGGATGCAGACGATGGCTGTGCTATTGTTGAAACAAATGATGAAAGTGTTACTCTCAATAAGAATGATACGGACAGTGATATTGATAATGAGTATAGACATAGCTACGATGATATAGATGTGGTTGAGAAGATAACGCATGAGAAGAGaagtaaaattaaaacgATCAAGACCAGAAAAGACAATTCGGTTGGTGGGGACGgtagtaaaataaattttgaGCTTTAA
- the POL32 gene encoding DNA polymerase delta subunit POL32 (similar to Saccharomyces cerevisiae YJR043C | POL32 | POLymerase): MSNTKPSTNSDIMMTIDKYIYDTLISSTSSTKTTINIHDISEQFIITPNKAKLELYKYYLNTTTINNNNHGLTFNIMKVFTTNTNNGINTNNNYHFQLVDEGSVLADEDPLNCKDIVDVFIYSVEKKGDVSAKSVRNMGSLETVSDLYTNVLQIKHDLMLSKEENESKEKIDKDTKNSTFVPNPDVSSEAIGTGNSTTTDVVDSTPTVAKTTAKKSRFMGLRSIEILERRRKEQKLKEEERLIKVNEKRNKERKNISDKGNQNDDDDDDDSFKKKEELAKLQNLFDDEEDKDNEMRENAKEEEEECTGDKTGKKNNGINGKELKKEENILTTDNNTNKMPLDELEMLLDTTNDDNSLIELKQTEDLPDKNNNINNTYVDEEGYIVTKRSKTTPLSTSGGKNTESNRPIKRRSVTQPTRNTNVDEVDTTTVQKNKKRKKEKNSSNNGNNIMSFFGKRKQNTVKK; the protein is encoded by the coding sequence ATGAGTAATACAAAGCCAAGCACCAACAGTGATATAATGATGACAATAgacaaatatatttatgatACCTTAATATCAAGTACCAGTAGTACAAAAACTACAATTAATATACATGATATAAGCGaacaatttattataacaCCAAATAAGGCTAAATTAGAATTGTACAAATATTATCTCAATACCACCAccattaataacaataatcatGGATTAACCTTTAATATTATGAAAGTTTTCACTACTAATACCAACAATGGGattaatactaataacaacTATCATTTCCAATTGGTCGACGAGGGTAGTGTACTCGCTGATGAAGACCCATTAAATTGTAAAGATATAGTTgatgtatttatatattctgTGGAGAAAAAAGGTGACGTTTCTGCCAAGAGTGTAAGAAACATGGGTTCTTTGGAAACAGTTAGTGATCTATATACAAATGTTTTACAAATCAAACATGATTTAATGCTATCCAAAGAGGAAAATGAaagcaaagaaaaaatagacAAAGACACTAAAAACTCAACCTTTGTACCCAATCCGGATGTTAGTTCTGAGGCTATTGGTACGGGAAACTCTACAACTACTGATGTCGTTGATTCCACGCCTACCGTTGCTAAGACTACAGCCAAAAAATCTAGGTTTATGGGTTTAAGATCCATTGAGATAttagaaagaagaagaaaagaacaaaaattaaaagaggaagaaaGATTAATTAAAGTgaatgaaaaaaggaaCAAAGAACGGAAGAATATAAGTGACAAAGGCAACcaaaatgatgatgatgatgatgatgattcttttaaaaaaaaggaggaaCTGGCAAAGTTACAGAATTTATTTGATGATGAGGAAGATAAGGACAATGAAATGAGAGAAAATGCCaaggaggaagaagaagaatgtACAGGCGACAAAACGggcaagaaaaataatggtATAAATGGCAAAGAGttgaaaaaagaggaaaataTACTCACCACtgataacaatactaaCAAGATGCCATTGGATGAGCTGGAAATGTTATTAGATACAACAAATGACGACAATTCTTTAATAGAATTGAAACAAACAGAAGATTTGCccgataaaaataataatattaataacacttATGTAGATGAAGAGGGTTATATAGTTACTAAAAGATCAAAAACCACACCTTTGTCTACTAGTGGTGGTAAAAATACTGAAAGTAATAGACCTATAAAACGAAGGTCAGTCACACAGCCCACTAGAAATACCAATGTTGATGAAGTGGATACTACAACTGTTCagaagaacaagaagaggaagaaggaaaagaatAGCAGTaacaatggtaataatatcatgAGTTTTTTtgggaaaagaaaacaaaatactGTTAAGAAATAA
- the NUP85 gene encoding Nup85p (similar to Saccharomyces cerevisiae YJR042W | NUP85 | NUclear Pore), which produces MNSGTNTTNMNDAMKSTKNLLLSTTALDFLNDIENKNQNNYEDGMIDNTVNATNSLVSQSFNGVYKKFKFNPICESGVSYFNKNKDTSPPLYFWDTQLEEGLNDTSGSNTMTTNNVIISDVVDVDYISKLFELYYDLTPEHRHDSGKLTTYGIINKQEVVEHFELVDLCFEDLSNELDIYLNKKQQQQHDSAVVISLQELLNIVNCLKTFQFYCIKNGPDEYLDSNFFSNLKEWVNKCDGEPDINDVENFMANSVDNVEIFYKLVIRFVLRGLFKQAINLLITWRDTTACKYINNEQHYEAIIQLLENYPFDNEQHFREWKNYTAELTTMVNSTGSDSRDTGDKELQQYWFNKLVYVLNGSKHEIATLSDKWYECLSGLFFFYIPTMKLLPEYLQISLQNKSTTGIWEDCCVDVLCNRLLNILPVLESLNQPTAAFIAGLLESRGLIPTPVDVVGTSDVFKPSLASYMLYQLSLKIVTPTSTSIILAGDNNDCVLYKRLFSISFGILNVSGYHPYIRETISELLLHYPIINNDDFEYCLTVAAKWKLPNTLSKLYERLAMKMITEEKNLLEGLLYLSKVIETTKDFKSVSYVEKKITAYSLALVRDKLSGCGNASIRSNLLLVDEVIKKQEDNNTDVVLPKILKQSLSPYAVLLKCYAFNDTGKFSKLVSAVCTLLEFKYLNQDCKVMILYKFIWPYLTSNRSGGMKNVDVPLLLRLIKTIQDIKEDCNAKDDGHTFFIEIQNEFPDRRGFLIELKKLLNTVFCRRSSLYV; this is translated from the coding sequence ATGAATTCTGGTACAAATACAACTAATATGAATGATGCCATGAAATCAACAAAGAACCTGCTACTGAGTACAACTGCATTAGATTTCTTAAATGAtatagaaaacaaaaatcaaaacaaTTATGAAGACGGAATGATAGATAATACTGTTAATGCCACCAATTCTTTAGTTTCCCAGAGTTTCAACGGtgtttacaaaaaatttaaattcaatCCAATATGTGAATCTGGCGTGAGttattttaacaaaaataaagacaCTAGTCCacctttatatttttgggATACACAACTAGAAGAAGGTTTAAATGATACCAGTGGTAGTAATACGATGACAACCaacaatgttattatttcaGACGTGGTTGATGTGGATTACATTTCCAAATTATTCGAATTATATTACGATCTAACTCCGGAACATAGACACGATTCAGGTAAGCTAACTACCTATggtataattaataaacaagAAGTTGTTGAACATTTTGAACTTGTTGATTTATGCTTTGAAGATTTGTCCAATGAGTTAGATATATATCTAAATAagaaacaacaacaacaacatgaTAGCGCCGTTGTTATATCTTTGCAAGAACTTTTGAATATAGTTAATTGTTTGAAAacatttcaattttattgcATCAAAAACGGTCCAGATGAATATTTGGactccaatttttttagcaatttaaaagaatggGTCAACAAATGCGACGGAGAACCCGACATAAATGACGTGGAAAATTTTATGGCAAATTCTGTTGATAACgttgaaattttttataaactaGTCATTCGATTTGTTTTAAGAGGGTTGTTCAAGCAAGCAATTAACCTTTTAATCACTTGGAGAGATACCACCGCgtgtaaatatattaataatgaacAGCATTATGAAGCTATCATCCAACTATTAGAAAATTATCCATTTGATAATGAACAACATTTCCGTGAATGGAAAAACTATACTGCTGAACTAACCACGATGGTGAATAGTACCGGTTCTGATTCTAGAGATACAGGTGACAAGGAATTGCAACAATACtggtttaataaattagtGTATGTGCTAAATGGATCCAAACATGAGATTGCTACATTGAGCGATAAATGGTATGAATGTTTGAGTGggttatttttcttttatataccAACTATGAAATTATTACCAGAATATTTACAGATTTCATTGCAGAATAAGAGCACCACTGGTATCTGGGAGGATTGTTGTGTTGATGTATTGTGCAACAGGTTATTGAACATATTGCCTGTATTGGAATCCTTAAATCAGCCAACAGCAGCATTCATTGCCGGTTTACTTGAAAGTCGTGGTTTGATACCAACACCCGTTGATGTTGTTGGCACCAGTGATGTTTTTAAGCCAAGTTTAGCTTCCTATATGTTATATCAATTGAGCTTGAAAATCGTAACACCTACATCAACAAGTATTATATTAGCTGGTGATAACAACGATTGTGTATTGTACAAGAGGTTGTTTTCCATTTCCTTTGGTATATTAAATGTTTCAGGGTATCATCCATATATAAGGGAAACAATTAGTGAGTTATTATTGCATTACCCCATTATTAACaatgatgattttgaaTATTGTTTAACCGTTGCTGCTAAATGGAAATTGCCTAATACGCTTTCTAAACTTTATGAGAGATTGGCTATGAAAATGATAACCGAGGAGAAAAATTTACTGGAAGGGTTATTATATTTGAGTAAAGTTATAGAAACCACTAAGGATTTTAAAAGTGTTAGTTATGtcgaaaagaaaataacgGCGTATAGTTTGGCACTAGTCAGAGATAAATTGAGTGGCTGTGGGAATGCTAGTATTCGCAGTAATTTACTACTGGTTGATGAGGTGATTAAGAAGCAGGAAGATAACAACACTGATGTTGTTTTACCtaagattttaaaacaaagcTTATCACCATATGcggtattattaaaatgttATGCTTTTAATGATACTGGAAAATTTTCTAAGCTTGTCAGCGCTGTTTGTACATTGTTGGAGTTCAAATACTTAAATCAAGATTGCAAAGTAATGATATTATACAAGTTTATTTGGCCATATTTAACAAGTAACAGGAGTGGTGGTATGAAAAATGTAGACGTTCCTCTACTGTTACGATTGATAAAAACTATTCAAGATATTAAAGAAGACTGCAACGCAAAAGATGATGGACACActtttttcattgaaaTTCAAAATGAGTTTCCCGACAGACGCGGATTTCTAAtcgaattgaaaaaattattgaataCAGTTTTTTGCAGAAGGTCATCACTTtatgtataa
- the URB2 gene encoding ribosome biogenesis protein URB2 (similar to Saccharomyces cerevisiae YJR041C | URB2 | Unhealthy Ribosome Biogenesis) — translation MNEDLPKTSQGISRLLRSKTIEIDELVSIINSNVFQNEIYFPNKYLFVLELIIDRWNDDKNSAFKKTPMIWESFNKFWLYAFYSKGNINTNNKMVKLFNKLKIFNIFTNFFSLIENNKDDHDYNDNDNTPLLAAVDDFLSTMLKSSITFDMTPDQCFKLLTQAIVSLNTPNNTNLSILPKLLKLMDFNSKAEQNRFAIYLSKNFYVFNEYLLYIERHTKGDNITDNLIYNMLCDFVFNSEFSHKLIENLLNDNNKINGIAITQNTTSIFFRLIIEQQPKFTQPVFSKITSVYPNVATKFLKTLIGFTRKKLLSQDLLNNLFQQNINRITECWDLIDLLLQLDIEVGISNTMKIFEVLEKNGSGVNESNGITIWKRLIQCHVNAREFNLFILDKWIVYLEKERNFESIFFTSTHYTSIIESEVKTLSASQLSDILEKVSNAASFDVRYSNKLLTFIIRGLNNPISGDIIMKTPQLSSKLHMLIGSQYTGSNNDIELTYYLLEVYYSNFDAVNDLNFLNKLFDKIISSGKHNEIYFYTLFKLQELFEIENFNKLVIVPFTSYIKHRKNTFQSFEQLFTRWSSLINSMFNKSQLNDLIAILVNDYPDILLNIASNAQIKDDFFEENEIIYNIITQSTQKIVTDNNINNITKYIEFISMVPLECIYKNTRVELINFMTSKFVQSNNNDNTLLKNTICYLLHKNPTFKTHIESDFGKLLETISINSDSNFGIDCSIFSIGWNNYLIQHKEHMSFINKALIYLIDGIDTNDLCLYGSLVVLQKSKELEIKNKEYCDNIKLLRNEFLRKTIALVKKVEQNRVSWCINSIYAVIKNTTSNYDYKSLLLEFFDKESENGFTSTINDLIAAYQPSVIIDIFKLYSLICPAENYTIFFAHFLALTNSSGVDMPEDSFVEPLTDFIVSKLTSKPDIFIKAFKETAIDNLYPNNEYLGSILQIYQIFLAHLVKNAEIVGIFKKSISNLILITHNDASYSNTRKIIMIISNLKKLLNLSPWLFDQYCIEKLFPLCVKILTVTYDNALIHTSIEATTLLFSSVLNFHRYKLSNRHNLVNQIMCFYLEILSGKNNLWVNKTDAMCVSRLIMNYCEPNISFNSNNNNNNNNNGLNSKFTIIKNNLRRNLYPILLTYIYLCVNKPWKDVVRQELIKAVYTVFDVLSHDELTMINANLDYSGKAYFKNLYEDYKVSGKWKDD, via the coding sequence ATGAATGAAGATCTTCCTAAAACTAGTCAGGGGATTAGTAGACTATTGAGATCCAAAACCATTGAGATTGATGAGCTTGTGTCAATTATTAACAGTAATGTTTTCCaaaatgaaatatatttccctaataaatatttatttgttttagaaTTAATTATTGATAGGTGGAACGATGACAAAAATAGTGCCTTTAAAAAAACCCCAATGATCTGGGAATCCTTTAATAAATTCTGGCTTTATGCTTTTTACAGTAAAGgtaatattaataccaacaataaaatgGTAAAGCTATTTAACAAGTTGAAAATCTTTAACATTTTCACAAATTTTTTCAGTCTTAtcgaaaataataaagatgatCATGATtacaatgataatgataatacaCCATTATTAGCAGCTGTGGatgattttttatcaacaatGTTAAAATCATCAATCACATTTGATATGACACCAGATCAATGTTTCAAGTTGTTAACGCAAGCCATTGTCAGTCTCAACACACCAAACAATACAAACTTGTCAATATTACCaaagttattaaaattaatggaTTTTAACTCAAAAGCTGAACAAAATAGATTTgccatttatttatccaaaaacttttatgtttttaacGAATATCTACTTTATATCGAGCGGCACACAAAGGGTGATAATATCACTGATAATTTGATTTACAATATGCTTTGTGATTTTGTCTTTAATAGTGAATTTAGTCACAAATTAATCGAAAATTTACTGaacgataataataaaataaatggaATTGCCATTACCCAAAATACCAcctcaatttttttccGTTTAATCATTGAGCAACAACCTAAGTTTACCCAACCcgttttttctaaaatcaCCTCAGTTTACCCTAATGTAGCTActaagtttttaaaaacctTGATTGGTTTTACTCGTaagaaattattatcacAAGATTTGttaaacaatttatttCAGCAAAATATCAATAGGATCACTGAGTGTTGGGATTTAATTGATTTGCTGTTGCAGTTGGATATTGAAGTCGGAATTTCTAACacaatgaaaatttttgaagttttagaaaaaaatgggaGTGGTGTCAATGAATCAAATGGTATCACAATTTGGAAACGTTTAATACAATGCCATGTCAATGCTAGAGaatttaatctttttattttagataAATGGATTGtatatttagaaaaagaaaggaacTTCGaatctatatttttcaCTTCAACACACTACACAAGTATAATTGAGTCGGAAGTAAAAACTTTATCAGCAAGCCAACTGTCAGATATACTAGAAAAGGTGAGCAATGCTGCATCTTTTGACGTCAGATATAGTAACAAGTTATTGACTTTTATTATCAGGGGGTTAAACAATCCCATTAGtggtgatattattatgaaaacACCTCAATTATCCTCGAAGTTACATATGTTGATTGGTAGTCAATATACCGGcagtaataatgatatcGAACTCacttattatttgttaGAAGTGTATTATAGTAATTTTGATGCTGTCaatgatttaaattttttaaacaaattgtttgataaaattattagcaGCGGTAAGCACAAcgaaatatatttttataccTTGTTTAAATTACAAGAATTGTTcgaaattgaaaatttcaataaattagTAATTGTCCCATTCACAAGTTATATCAAACATAGAAAAAACACCTTTCAAAGTTTTGAACAACTTTTCACACGTTGGAGTTCTTTAATTAACTCtatgtttaataaatcacAATTGAACGATTTAATTGCTATTCTTGTTAATGACTACCCCgatattttgttaaatattGCTTCAAACGCACAGATAAAagatgatttttttgaagaaaatgaaattatatataatatcattACTCAATCGAcacaaaaaattgtaacTGACAACAACATCAACAACATCACCAAATATATCGAGTTTATTAGCATGGTTCCATTGGAGTGTATCTATAAAAACACACGTGTGGAATTGATCAATTTTATGACTAGCAAATTTGTACaaagcaataataatgataatactTTGTTGAAGAATAccatttgttatttattgcATAAAAATCCCACTTTTAAAACACATATTGAATCcgattttggaaaattgtTGGAAACGATTTCCATAAATAGTGACTCTAATTTTGGTATTGATTGTAGTATTTTTAGTATTGGGtggaataattatttaattcaacATAAAGAACATATGTCCTTCATAAATAAAGCGTTAATTTATCTCATCGATGGTATCGACACAAACGATTTGTGTTTATACGGATCATTAGTtgttttacaaaaatcaAAGGAACttgaaatcaaaaataaggAATATTGTGATAATATTAAGCTATTGAGAAATGAATTTTTGAGAAAAACCATTGCTTTAGTGAAAAAAGTTGAACAAAACCGTGTTTCCTGGTGCATAAACTCCATTTACGCTGTTATTAAGAACACCACTAGCAACTACGATTacaaatcattattattagaattttttgataaagaaAGTGAGAATGGTTTTACCTCTACTATCAATGATTTGATTGCTGCTTACCAGCCCAGTGTcattattgatatatttaaattatattctTTAATTTGTCCCGCAGAAAAttatactattttttttgcccaCTTCCTTGCTTTAACTAACTCGTCAGGTGTTGATATGCCAGAGGATTCTTTTGTCGAGCCACTGACTGattttattgtttctaAACTTACTTCCAAGcctgatatttttattaaagcaTTTAAGGAAACTGCTATTGATAATTTGTATCCAAATAATGAATATTTAGGTAGCATATTACAAATTTACCAAATTTTTCTAGCACATTTAGTCAAAAATGCTGAAATAGTtggaatatttaaaaagtcAATAAGCAatctaattttaattacACATAATGATGCTAGTTATTCTAATAccagaaaaattataatgatCATAtctaatttaaaaaaattactgaACTTATCCCCATGGCTATTTGATCAATACtgtattgaaaaattgtttcCATTGTGCGTGAAAATTTTAACAGTTACCTATGATAATGCTTTAATACATACCTCTATTGAAGCTACCACATTACTTTTCTCGTCGGTTTTAAATTTCCATAGATATAAATTGAGCAATCGTCATAATCTCGTTAATCAGATTatgtgtttttatttagaaaTCTTGAGCGGGAAAAATAATCTATGGGTTAACAAAACGGATGCGATGTGCGTTTCCAGATTAATTATGAATTATTGTGAACCAAATATATCCtttaattctaataataataataataataataataatggattaaattctaaatttacaataattaaaaacaatttgaGACGTAATTTATATCCCATTTTATTAACTTATATTTACCTTTGCGTTAATAAACCATGGAAAGATGTTGTTAGGCAAGAATTGATTAAAGCTGTATACACAGTGTTTGATGTTTTATCTCATGATGAATTGACCATGATTAACGCTAATTTAGATTATTCTGGTAAAgcttattttaaaaatctttATGAAGATTATAAAGTTTCAGGGAAATGGAAGGATGATTAA
- the VMA3 gene encoding H(+)-transporting V0 sector ATPase subunit c (similar to Saccharomyces cerevisiae YEL027W | VMA3 | Vacuolar Membrane Atpase), with the protein MSDLCPVYAPFFGAMGCAAAIIFTSFGAAYGTAKSGVGICVTCVLRPDLLFKNIVPVIMAGIIAIYGLVVSVLVCYSLGQKQALYTGFIQLGAGLSVGLSGLAAGFAIGIVGDAGVRGNSQQPRLFVGMILILIFAEVLGLYGLIVALLLNSRATQDVVC; encoded by the exons ATGAGTGATTTATG tCCAGTTTATGCTCCATTTTTCGGTGCCATGGGTTGCGCCGCTGCCATCATCTTCACCTCTTTCGGTGCTGCTTATGGTACTGCTAAGAGTGGTGTTGGTATTTGTGTTACTTGTGTTTTAAGACcagatttattatttaagaACATTGTTCCAGTTATTATGGCTGGTATTATCGCTATTTATGGTTTAGTTGTTTCTGTCTTGGTCTGTTATTCTTTGGGTCAAAAACAAGCTTTGTATACTGGTTTTATTCAATTGGGTGCTGGTTTAAGTGTTGGTTTAAGTGGATTAGCTGCTGGGTTTGCCATTGGTATTGTTGGTGATGCTGGTGTTAGAGGTAATTCTCAACAACCTAGATTATTCGTTGGtatgattttgattttaatttttgccGAAGTTTTGGGTTTATATGGTTTAATTGTTGCCTTGTTGTTAAACTCTAGAGCCACACAAGATGTTGTTTGTTGA